In one Pygocentrus nattereri isolate fPygNat1 chromosome 21, fPygNat1.pri, whole genome shotgun sequence genomic region, the following are encoded:
- the myog gene encoding myogenin, producing MELFETNPYFFPDQRFYEGGDNFFSGSRLTGGFDQAGYQDRSSMVGLCGDSRLLPGSIGLEDKPSPTSTVGLSLSPTQEQQHCPGQCLPWACKVCKRKSVTMDRRRAATLREKRRLKKVNEAFEALKRSTLMNPNQRLPKVEILRSAIQYIERLQALVSSLNQQEHDQAGLHYRGMAPQRVSSSSEQGSGSTCCSSPEWSSASEHCAPAYNSTHEDLLNEDSSEQANLRSLTSIVDSITGTEATPVTYSVDITK from the exons ATGGAGCTTTTTGAGACCAACCCATACTTCTTCCCAGACCAGAGGTTTTACGAAGGGGGTGACAACTTCTTTTCAGGTTCCAGGCTGACAGGAGGTTTTGACCAAGCAGGATACCAAGACAGGAGCTCCATGGTCGGGCTTTGTGGGGACAGCAGGCTGCTGCCTGGCAGCATTGGGCTGGAGGACAAACCATCCCCAACATCTACTGTAGGTCTTTCGCTCTCGCCAACCCAAGAACAGCAGCACTGTCCGGGTCAGTGCCTGCCCTGGGCCTGCAAGGTGTGCAAGCGCAAGTCGGTGACCATGGACCGGCGGCGGGCGGCCACCCTGCGGGAGAAGCGGAGGCTCAAGAAGGTAAATGAGGCCTTTGAGGCACTCAAGCGCAGCACACTGATGAACCCCAACCAGAGGCTGCCCAAGGTGGAGATCCTGAGAAGTGCCATCCAGTACATCGAGAGACTGCAGGCACTGGTCAGTTCCCTTAACCAGCAGGAACATGATCAGGCTGGACTGCACTACAGGGGCATGGCCCCACAGAGG gtGTCCTCCTCAAGTGAGCAGGGGTCTGGAAGCACCTGCTGTAGCAGTCCAGAGTGGAGCAGTGCCTCTGAGCACTGTGCCCCCGCCTACAACTCCACTCATGAAG ATCTCCTCAATGAAGATTCTTCGGAGCAGGCCAACTTGAGATCCTTGACATCCATCGTGGACAGCATCACAGGCACAGAGGCTACACCGGTCACTTACTCCGTAGACATTACCAAATGA